In Reichenbachiella agarivorans, one genomic interval encodes:
- a CDS encoding UbiA family prenyltransferase, producing the protein MTKSTFLHLRFPFSFFLLPVFLFALAVSASTKYFEILWIFFILHVLLYPASNGYNSYFDKDEGSIGGLKHPPKTSKELYGWSIALDVLAIMMGWWISWQFAAMLLIYGLVSKAYSHPLIRLKSMPIIGWLAAGIFQGYFTFLMVVLGLKDFDGLELIDWQWQLPAILSSMLLMGSYPMTQVYQHEEDSQRGDITMSILLGVLGTFYFTGLFFFVSNLGFLYYFYTYFDWMTALAFQLSLLPVMGYFFFWFLKVRKDERRADFEHTMRLNLISSLLLNVFFLGWYLLR; encoded by the coding sequence ATGACAAAGTCTACCTTTTTACACCTGCGGTTTCCCTTTTCATTTTTCTTGCTGCCAGTATTTCTGTTTGCACTAGCGGTTTCGGCCAGTACAAAGTACTTTGAGATTCTATGGATTTTTTTCATCCTCCATGTTTTGCTCTACCCGGCTAGCAATGGGTATAACTCTTATTTTGACAAGGATGAAGGTAGCATAGGAGGGTTGAAACATCCCCCCAAAACCAGCAAAGAACTCTATGGATGGTCGATTGCACTCGATGTACTAGCCATCATGATGGGATGGTGGATTTCATGGCAATTTGCCGCGATGCTTTTGATATACGGACTGGTTTCCAAGGCATACAGTCATCCGCTCATTCGACTCAAAAGCATGCCGATCATTGGCTGGCTAGCCGCTGGGATCTTTCAAGGGTATTTTACTTTCTTGATGGTGGTTTTGGGATTGAAAGACTTTGACGGATTGGAATTGATAGACTGGCAGTGGCAGCTTCCTGCTATCCTAAGCTCCATGCTGCTGATGGGCAGCTATCCTATGACACAAGTATATCAGCACGAGGAAGACAGCCAGCGTGGAGACATCACGATGAGCATTCTTCTCGGAGTTTTGGGCACTTTCTATTTTACGGGTCTATTCTTTTTTGTATCCAATCTAGGCTTTCTGTACTACTTCTATACTTATTTTGATTGGATGACAGCCCTGGCTTTTCAGTTGAGTTTGCTGCCTGTGATGGGCTATTTCTTCTTCTGGTTTTTGAAAGTAAGAAAAGACGAACGACGAGCTGATTTTGAGCACACCATGAGACTCAACCTGATCTCCTCACTCCTGCTCAATGTGTTTTTTCTAGGCTGGTATTTGTTGAGATGA
- a CDS encoding NAD-dependent epimerase/dehydratase family protein — translation MNNILVIGACGQLGSELTVRLRQIYGADHVIATDKKESLDQLSEGPFEIMDVLDTNRVKEILKKYQITEVYHLVALLSATAEASPRFAWELNMNSLVNILDLAKEGYFKRLYWPSSIAVFGPNTPKLNTPQETIMDPNTIYGISKLAGERWCDYYHKKHDVDVRSLRYPGLIGYKSLPGGGTTDYAVDIYHKAKAKQNFTCFLGEDTRLPMMYMDDAVRATIELMDAPADKITVRSSYNLAAMSFTPKEIYQEIVKHYPDFKTSYSPDFRQAIADSWAQSIDDSVAQNDWGWKPAFDLSKMTQDILTNL, via the coding sequence ATGAATAACATACTAGTAATAGGTGCCTGCGGTCAGCTCGGTTCGGAGTTGACGGTCAGACTCCGACAAATCTATGGTGCTGACCATGTCATCGCTACGGACAAAAAAGAGTCTTTGGATCAATTGAGCGAGGGTCCGTTTGAAATAATGGACGTACTAGATACTAACCGTGTCAAGGAGATCCTGAAGAAGTATCAGATCACCGAAGTCTATCACTTGGTGGCTCTGCTTTCGGCCACTGCTGAGGCCAGTCCGAGGTTTGCCTGGGAACTCAACATGAACAGCCTGGTCAATATCTTAGATTTGGCAAAAGAAGGATATTTCAAAAGATTGTATTGGCCGAGTTCTATCGCGGTATTTGGTCCCAACACCCCCAAACTCAATACACCACAGGAGACCATCATGGATCCCAATACCATCTATGGCATCAGCAAGCTGGCTGGAGAACGGTGGTGCGATTACTACCACAAAAAGCACGATGTAGATGTGCGCAGTTTGCGCTATCCAGGGCTGATTGGTTACAAATCCTTGCCAGGTGGGGGTACGACTGATTATGCTGTAGACATCTACCACAAGGCAAAGGCAAAACAAAATTTCACCTGCTTCTTGGGAGAAGATACACGCCTGCCTATGATGTACATGGATGATGCTGTACGTGCTACCATAGAGTTGATGGATGCGCCTGCTGACAAGATTACAGTCAGGTCTAGTTACAACCTAGCCGCCATGAGTTTCACACCCAAAGAAATCTATCAGGAAATCGTGAAGCACTATCCAGACTTCAAAACCTCCTATTCACCAGATTTTAGACAAGCAATTGCTGACTCATGGGCGCAAAGTATCGATGATTCTGTGGCACAAAATGACTGGGGATGGAAACCTGCGTTTGACTTGTCCAAAATGACACAGGATATTTTGACGAATTTATAA
- a CDS encoding methyltransferase domain-containing protein yields the protein MFEFLKTRSEEEEIMDDFDCHGEVVNQTLRELHSINTYLGGTNISLNSIRALIRQHPQEKYRIVDLGCGGGDTLKLLAQWAASNKKSLQLTGIDANPHIVEYAQQNTQQFDNIQFYAEDIYSADFLSKKFDIAHCSLFLHHFDEEAIVELFHQLQQQVSLGIVINDLHRHPISYYFTKWLLTAWSRSTMVKNDSVLSVARSFTRKELTQYLASAKIKNYTLKWKWAFRWELVIHA from the coding sequence ATGTTTGAATTCCTCAAGACCCGATCCGAAGAAGAAGAAATCATGGACGACTTTGACTGCCATGGAGAGGTAGTCAATCAAACCTTGAGAGAACTGCACAGCATCAATACTTACCTAGGAGGAACCAACATTTCACTCAACAGCATCCGAGCGCTGATCCGACAACATCCACAAGAAAAATACAGAATTGTGGACTTGGGTTGTGGGGGAGGAGATACCTTGAAACTCCTCGCACAATGGGCCGCTAGTAATAAAAAATCGCTCCAGTTGACGGGTATTGATGCCAACCCTCACATTGTCGAGTATGCCCAGCAAAACACGCAGCAGTTTGACAACATTCAATTTTATGCAGAGGACATTTACAGTGCTGATTTCCTGTCCAAAAAATTTGATATAGCACATTGCAGCCTATTTCTTCACCATTTTGATGAGGAAGCTATCGTGGAGCTTTTTCATCAACTGCAGCAGCAGGTATCATTGGGGATCGTCATCAATGACCTCCACAGGCATCCTATTTCCTATTATTTCACCAAATGGCTACTGACCGCCTGGTCTCGATCGACTATGGTCAAAAATGATAGCGTGCTATCAGTTGCACGTTCTTTTACACGAAAGGAATTGACGCAGTATTTGGCATCCGCCAAAATCAAAAACTACACACTCAAATGGAAATGGGCTTTTAGGTGGGAGCTAGTTATTCATGCATGA
- a CDS encoding calponin homology domain-containing protein → MNALIRILIILLFFIKPLCAISLGDVTEHVEKSYAVQQKKSFSNLDPFSHLADETESSYFMEGLYEPVSVDDELLRAKIDATYEEVAANNRFVKFLDSNALIELPVGIKTSIGSLDYVILIDSVVSTPEYSLLYASMSFETPKTGRIHFRGEGIRFSKKGGIEGGGTLFLVGDYPSQTEENQSKDKTQLIIRGKNNKTFVEFDCNGFKQFGLEASLVFSNKTILPEDQTGKILENQNVSVDFTTSVSDWNDILVEVGIDPFQVKGLDGVSFSITNAVIDLSDTRNLPGVSFPAEYIAQSPFHQSGNPNLWRGVFIQSLTIALPHQFDTKSEGNATERVRLTGQNMLIDDLGFTGIISGENLIPLEKGKLGNWNFSLDMISVKLVANELTEGGLKGKIDIPLKEKEGSGTADENKLFAYSAMMKMGGEYLFNVSSPEEISFDLFKAGKVTLLPSSYVEVKSIDGKFLPSANLNGKMDIMLGLNSENGDADSNAKKNISLEGITFQDLKIQSVKP, encoded by the coding sequence ATGAATGCCCTGATAAGGATTTTAATCATTTTACTTTTTTTTATCAAACCACTCTGTGCGATTTCACTAGGAGATGTGACAGAGCATGTTGAAAAAAGCTATGCTGTTCAACAGAAAAAGTCCTTCTCCAATCTTGACCCCTTCTCACATCTTGCAGACGAGACAGAATCTTCCTATTTCATGGAAGGGTTGTACGAACCAGTATCTGTCGATGATGAATTGTTACGAGCAAAGATAGATGCCACATATGAAGAGGTAGCTGCTAACAATAGGTTTGTAAAGTTTCTAGATAGCAATGCGCTGATTGAATTACCCGTCGGGATTAAAACTAGTATTGGATCACTCGACTATGTAATTTTAATAGATAGTGTAGTCTCTACGCCAGAATATTCTCTTTTGTATGCGAGCATGAGTTTTGAGACTCCCAAAACAGGGAGGATTCATTTCAGAGGAGAAGGAATTAGGTTCTCTAAAAAAGGAGGGATTGAAGGTGGGGGAACCTTGTTTTTGGTTGGAGACTATCCTAGTCAGACAGAAGAAAATCAATCTAAAGACAAAACACAATTAATCATTAGAGGAAAGAACAACAAAACTTTTGTTGAGTTTGACTGTAATGGGTTCAAACAATTTGGTTTGGAAGCCAGTTTGGTGTTTTCTAATAAAACTATTTTACCAGAAGATCAGACGGGTAAGATTCTTGAAAACCAAAATGTATCGGTAGATTTTACTACATCAGTATCTGACTGGAATGACATATTGGTAGAGGTTGGGATCGATCCTTTTCAAGTGAAAGGCCTAGATGGTGTGTCATTTAGCATTACCAATGCAGTCATTGACCTGAGTGATACTAGAAATCTCCCTGGGGTTTCTTTTCCTGCAGAGTATATCGCGCAATCTCCATTTCACCAGTCTGGAAATCCTAACCTGTGGAGAGGGGTTTTTATTCAGAGTTTAACCATAGCCTTGCCTCATCAGTTTGATACGAAAAGTGAAGGTAATGCTACTGAAAGAGTTCGTCTAACTGGTCAAAATATGCTCATAGATGACTTGGGCTTTACAGGTATTATTTCTGGAGAAAACCTAATTCCTCTCGAAAAGGGGAAATTAGGTAATTGGAATTTTTCGTTGGACATGATCAGTGTAAAGCTCGTAGCTAATGAATTAACTGAGGGAGGCCTTAAAGGTAAAATAGATATTCCTTTAAAAGAAAAAGAGGGAAGTGGCACTGCTGATGAAAACAAATTGTTTGCTTACTCTGCCATGATGAAAATGGGAGGAGAATATCTGTTCAACGTTTCTTCTCCAGAAGAGATCAGCTTTGACTTGTTCAAGGCTGGAAAGGTAACACTATTACCTTCTTCATATGTTGAAGTAAAATCCATTGATGGAAAGTTCTTGCCCAGCGCCAACCTGAATGGGAAGATGGATATCATGCTAGGGTTGAACTCCGAAAATGGTGACGCTGACTCCAATGCAAAAAAGAATATTTCGCTTGAAGGGATTACTTTCCAAGATTTGAAGATTCAATCTGTAAAGCCCTAA
- a CDS encoding type III polyketide synthase, giving the protein MGAYITSIGTANPSNKYKQDDIAQFMCENLSLRPEEQRKLCILYRATGIEERYSVLHDYKRKKGTFTFFENSADLQPFPKTSTRMKLYREEAVPLAISAITQCINGEKLSSFTHLITVSCTGMYAPGLDVDLIKTLNLSPSINRMSINFMGCYAAMNALNMARQICLNQSAKVLIVSVELCTIHLQSSHSEDNLLAHSLFSDGAAATVVSSEPTDHCLEIVSNSSYLALIGKNDMAWQIGDFGFEMALTSYVPDIIQKGIHDLTRQLLSQTEMSLANIDLFAIHPGGKKILESIERELKLSKDDNQYAYEVLKKYGNMSSPTILFVLAELMKKMKDGQNVLSFAFGPGLTMESILFKSHSHV; this is encoded by the coding sequence ATGGGAGCATACATCACCTCCATCGGGACGGCCAATCCGTCCAACAAATACAAGCAAGATGATATCGCCCAGTTCATGTGCGAAAACTTGTCTCTCAGACCTGAGGAGCAGCGAAAATTGTGCATACTCTATCGTGCCACGGGGATCGAAGAGCGCTACTCTGTACTCCACGACTACAAGCGCAAAAAGGGAACTTTTACGTTTTTCGAAAACAGTGCAGATTTGCAGCCCTTTCCGAAGACCAGCACGCGGATGAAACTCTACCGAGAAGAAGCTGTACCTCTCGCCATATCTGCGATCACTCAATGTATCAATGGGGAGAAATTGTCGTCCTTTACGCATCTGATCACTGTGAGCTGTACAGGTATGTATGCCCCTGGATTGGACGTGGACTTGATCAAGACATTGAATCTCAGTCCTAGCATCAACCGCATGAGTATCAATTTTATGGGTTGCTATGCTGCGATGAATGCACTCAATATGGCCAGGCAGATTTGCCTAAATCAGTCTGCCAAAGTACTGATCGTATCGGTAGAGCTCTGTACCATTCACCTCCAATCCAGTCACAGCGAAGACAACCTATTGGCACACTCCCTGTTTTCCGATGGAGCGGCAGCCACTGTGGTGAGTTCGGAACCAACTGACCACTGTCTGGAAATCGTCTCCAACTCCAGCTATCTCGCCCTCATCGGCAAAAACGATATGGCATGGCAAATTGGAGATTTTGGATTTGAAATGGCCTTGACGTCCTATGTCCCAGACATCATCCAAAAGGGCATTCATGATTTGACCCGTCAACTGCTCAGTCAGACAGAGATGAGTCTTGCCAATATAGATCTATTTGCCATCCACCCAGGGGGGAAAAAAATATTAGAATCCATCGAGCGTGAACTAAAACTGAGCAAGGACGATAACCAATATGCCTATGAGGTACTCAAAAAATACGGCAACATGTCCTCTCCTACCATCTTGTTTGTCTTGGCTGAGCTCATGAAAAAAATGAAGGATGGACAAAATGTGCTTTCCTTTGCCTTTGGTCCAGGTCTCACCATGGAGAGCATCTTGTTCAAATCACATAGCCATGTTTGA